A DNA window from Macadamia integrifolia cultivar HAES 741 chromosome 4, SCU_Mint_v3, whole genome shotgun sequence contains the following coding sequences:
- the LOC122075946 gene encoding 12-oxophytodienoate reductase 3: protein MAESSTPQETALFTPYEIGRFNLSHRIVLAPMTRCRALNGIPQAANVEYYKQRSTPGGFLITEGTTISPTAAGFPHVPGIYTDEQTEAWKKVVDAVHAEGCFIFCQLWHVGRASHQVYQPGGTGSPISSTSKPISDRWRILLPDGSHGKYPTPRALATNEIPEIVSHYHQSAINAIRAGFDGIEIHGAHGYLIDQFLKNGINDRTDQYGGSTANRCNFLMQIIQAVVSAIGADRVGVRISPAIDHMDAMDSDPLSLGLAVIERINRLQREMGKLAYLHITQPRYVAYGQTESGRQGSEEEEATMMRAWRKAYNGTFMCSGGYTRELGMEAVAQGDADLVSYGRLFISNPDLVNRFRLNAPLTRYVRATFYTHDPVVGYTDYPFLNQRSRL, encoded by the exons GATAGTGCTTGCACCGATGACGCGTTGCAGGGCTTTGAATGGTATACCACAGGCCGCCAATGTTGAATATTACAAGCAGAGATCCACTCCTGGAGGATTCCTCATCACCGAAGGCACAACCATCTCCCCTACCGCAGCCGG GTTCCCGCATGTTCCAGGGATCTACACAGATGAGCAAACGGAAGCTTGGAAGAAGGTAGTGGATGCCGTTCATGCCGAAGGTTGCTTCATTTTCTGTCAACTCTGGCATGTCGGCCGAGCATCTCATCAAG TGTATCAACCAGGGGGGACCGGTTCTCCAATATCATCGACAAGCAAACCCATCTCAGATAGGTGGAGAATCCTATTACCTGATGGAAGCCATGGAAAGTACCCAACCCCACGAGCCCTAGCCACCAACGAAATCCCAGAGATAGTTTCACATTATCACCAATCCGCCATTAACGCCATTCGAGCTGGTTTCGATGGAATCGAGATCCACGGCGCCCATGGCTACCTCATCGACCAATTCCTCAAGAACGGAATCAACGATCGCACCGACCAATACGGTGGCTCTACCGCCAACCGCTGCAACTTCTTAATGCAGATAATCCAAGCCGTCGTCTCAGCAATTGGAGCAGATCGAGTTGGAGTCCGAATCTCTCCGGCAATTGACCACATGGACGCCATGGATTCCGATCCCTTGAGCTTAGGACTAGCTGTGATCGAGAGGATTAATCGTCTTCAAAGAGAGATGGGCAAGCTTGCTTACCTGCACATCACCCAACCTCGATATGTGGCTTATGGGCAGACCGAATCAGGGAGACAAGgaagtgaagaagaggaagcgACAATGATGAGAGCTTGGAGGAAGGCCTACAATGGCACCTTCATGTGTAGTGGTGGATACACCAGAGAGCTTGGGATGGAAGCAGTGGCTCAAGGAGATGCCGATCTGGTTTCTTATGGTCGACTCTTTATTTCTAACCCGGACCTTGTGAACCGGTTCCGGCTCAATGCCCCATTGACTAGGTACGTTAGGGCTACTTTCTATACACATGATCCTGTGGTTGGCTACACTGATTACCCATTCCTCAACCAACGTTCACGCCTATAA
- the LOC122075947 gene encoding GPN-loop GTPase 3-like, which translates to MGYAQLVIGPAGSGKSTYCSTLYQHCVTVGRTIHIVNLDPAAENFDYPVAMDVRELISLDDVMEELGLGPNGGLIYCMEHLGENLDDWFEEELENYSEDDYLVFDCPGQIELFSHVPMLRNFVDHLRRKNFNVCAVYLLDSQFMTDVTKFISGCMASLSAMVQLELPHVNILSKMDLVAKKKDIEDYLNPEARVLLSELNQQMAPQFGKLNKALIELVDEYSMVNFVPLDLRKESSIQYVLSQIDNCIQWGEDADVKVKDFDPDEDD; encoded by the exons ATGGGTTATGCACAGTTGGTTATTGGTCCTGCGGGCAGTGGAAAG TCGACTTACTGTTCTACCTTATACCAACATTGTGTAACTGTTGGACGGACAATCCATATTGTGAACCTAGATCCAGCAGCAGAAAATTTTGACTATCCTGTGGCCATGG ATGTAAGGGAACTCATTTCTTTGGATGATGTTATGGAAGAACTTGGTTTAGGTCCAAATGGCGGCCTTATTTACTGCATGGA ACACCTTGGCGAAAATTTGGATGACTGGTTTGAAGAAGAATTAGAGAATTACTCGGAAGATGACTACCTGGTTTTTGACTGCCCAG GCCAGATAGAACTCTTTTCACATGTTCCCATGCTTCGAAACTTTGTGGACCACTTGAGACGAAAGAACTTCAATGTTTGTGCTGTATACTTGCTTGATTCACag TTCATGACGGATGTGACCAAATTCATCAGTGGATGCATGGCGTCACTTTCAGCAATGGTTCAGCTAGAATTGCCTCATGTCAATATCCTCTCCAAAATGGACCTTGTtgcaaaaaaaaaggatattgaAGA CTACCTAAATCCAGAAGCACGGGTCCTACTGTCAGAGTTGAATCAACAAATGGCTCCTCAGTTTGGAAAGCTAAACAAGGCTTTGATTGAATTG GTTGATGAATATAGCATGGTCAACTTTGTGCCTCTTGACCTGAGAAAGGAAAGCAG TATACAGTATGTATTGTCACAGATTGACAACTGCATACAGTGGGGAGAAGATGCCGATGTGAAGGTCAAGGATTTTGATCCAGATGAGGACGATTGA